Proteins encoded by one window of Micromonospora coxensis:
- a CDS encoding TetR/AcrR family transcriptional regulator, whose translation MSAPTRRERLRTATLSEIKEGARRLLVTGGIEAVSLRAIARDMGMTAPAIYRYFPSLEALVGGLAGDLYDELRQHIEAARDAAGPEPTEQLAQMCRAMRRWAVGHPAEFTLIFGNPVPGLAEFTDSCVDPDHPGARFGAVFLGPFVELTRGSRLPGPPAADLRRLLDGHLTPLAVKHGELPIEVAYAFLSAWTRLYGLVAMEVFGHLSWAVDEPEALFETELVALLTQLRPDDAGDGLTPGAARH comes from the coding sequence ATGAGCGCGCCGACCCGGCGGGAGCGGCTGCGGACGGCGACCCTCTCCGAGATCAAGGAGGGAGCGCGTCGGCTGCTGGTGACCGGTGGGATCGAGGCCGTCTCACTGCGCGCCATCGCCCGCGACATGGGCATGACCGCCCCCGCCATCTACCGCTACTTCCCGAGCCTGGAGGCGCTGGTCGGGGGCCTCGCCGGCGACCTGTACGACGAGCTGCGCCAGCACATCGAGGCGGCCCGCGACGCCGCCGGGCCGGAGCCGACGGAGCAGCTCGCCCAGATGTGCCGGGCGATGCGCCGCTGGGCGGTCGGCCACCCCGCCGAGTTCACACTGATCTTCGGCAACCCGGTGCCGGGGCTGGCCGAGTTCACCGACAGCTGCGTCGACCCCGACCACCCCGGGGCCCGCTTCGGCGCGGTCTTCCTCGGCCCGTTCGTCGAGCTGACCCGGGGCAGCCGACTGCCCGGCCCGCCCGCCGCCGACCTGCGACGCCTGCTCGACGGGCACCTCACCCCGCTCGCCGTCAAGCACGGCGAACTGCCGATCGAGGTCGCGTACGCCTTCCTCTCCGCCTGGACCCGGCTCTACGGCCTGGTCGCGATGGAGGTCTTCGGCCACCTCTCCTGGGCGGTCGACGAACCCGAGGCGCTCTTCGAGACCGAACTGGTCGCCCTGCTCACCCAGTTGCGCCCCGACGATGCCGGTGACGGCCTGACGCCGGGGGCCGCCCGGCACTAG
- a CDS encoding phytoene desaturase family protein, whose product MSEASELPARADVVVVGSGHNGLVSAILLARAGLDVLVLEAADVIGGATRTENPFPKVPGLRHSTGSYLLGLMPPELLATLDVRIPVLRRDPHYFLPTPGGLGSPYLLFGSDTAATRRQLAEFFSPADVAADDALQAELAQLRDDLAPAWLAEPLPVEETAERYVRPALRQVFVDLVRGSVADYLARFDFRSELLVSMYAVTDGLSGLNAGPDDPGTGHNFLVHNMCRLPGAGGTWMIAEGGMGTVSRTFAEAARAAGARIRTGTPVTAITLDGGAASGVVLADGRSVAASVVLGACDPYRLMELLPDGALPAPLGERMAAVRRPGTTLKLNLALTGLPRFSCLPEGAPSPFGSTIHLLPGSASLVDDGGASPMAALRAMWADVQAGRLPDEPTIEWYLHTTVDPSLSDDAGHHSSALFVQSVPYELAGTTWDEALPGYVSRLVDICERYAPGTGDLIADAVPLAPPGIEAHFGITGGHIHHVDNTVSFTDRMPYATGVDGVYAGSAGCHPAGSVIGAAGHNAAHRILTDLAR is encoded by the coding sequence ATGAGCGAAGCGAGTGAGCTGCCGGCCCGCGCCGACGTCGTGGTCGTCGGGTCCGGGCACAACGGGCTGGTCTCGGCGATCCTGCTGGCCCGCGCCGGGCTGGACGTGCTGGTGCTGGAGGCCGCCGACGTGATCGGCGGGGCCACCCGCACCGAGAACCCGTTCCCCAAGGTGCCCGGGCTGCGCCACTCCACCGGCTCGTACCTGCTCGGGCTGATGCCGCCGGAGCTGCTCGCCACGCTCGACGTGCGCATCCCGGTGCTGCGCCGCGACCCGCACTACTTCCTGCCCACCCCGGGCGGGCTCGGCTCGCCGTACCTGCTGTTCGGCAGCGACACCGCGGCCACCCGCCGGCAGCTCGCCGAGTTCTTCTCCCCCGCCGACGTGGCCGCCGACGACGCGCTCCAGGCCGAGCTGGCCCAGCTCCGCGACGACCTGGCCCCCGCCTGGCTGGCCGAGCCGCTGCCGGTGGAGGAGACCGCCGAACGGTACGTCCGGCCCGCCCTGCGGCAGGTCTTCGTCGACCTGGTCCGCGGCTCGGTCGCCGATTACCTGGCCCGGTTCGACTTCCGCTCCGAACTGCTGGTCAGCATGTACGCCGTCACCGACGGCCTCTCCGGGCTCAACGCCGGCCCGGACGACCCGGGCACCGGGCACAACTTCCTGGTACACAACATGTGCCGGCTCCCCGGGGCCGGCGGCACCTGGATGATCGCCGAGGGCGGCATGGGCACCGTGTCCCGGACCTTCGCCGAGGCCGCCCGCGCCGCCGGGGCCCGCATCCGCACCGGTACGCCGGTCACCGCAATCACCCTCGACGGCGGGGCGGCCTCCGGGGTGGTGCTCGCCGACGGGCGGTCCGTCGCCGCCTCCGTGGTGCTCGGCGCCTGTGACCCGTACCGGTTGATGGAGCTGTTGCCCGACGGCGCGCTGCCGGCGCCGCTCGGCGAGCGGATGGCCGCGGTCCGCCGCCCCGGCACCACCCTCAAGCTCAACCTGGCGCTGACCGGGCTGCCCCGCTTCTCCTGCCTGCCCGAGGGCGCGCCCAGCCCGTTCGGCTCCACCATCCACCTGCTGCCCGGCTCCGCGTCGCTGGTCGACGACGGCGGCGCGTCGCCGATGGCGGCGCTGCGCGCGATGTGGGCGGACGTGCAGGCCGGCCGGCTGCCCGACGAGCCGACCATCGAGTGGTACCTGCACACCACCGTCGACCCGTCGCTGTCCGACGACGCCGGGCACCACTCGTCGGCGCTCTTCGTCCAGTCGGTCCCCTACGAGCTGGCCGGCACCACCTGGGACGAGGCGCTGCCCGGCTACGTCAGCCGGCTGGTCGACATCTGCGAGCGGTACGCCCCCGGCACCGGCGACCTGATCGCCGACGCGGTGCCGCTGGCTCCGCCCGGGATCGAGGCGCACTTCGGCATCACCGGCGGGCACATCCACCACGTCGACAACACCGTCTCGTTCACCGACCGGATGCCGTACGCCACCGGCGTCGACGGCGTGTACGCCGGCAGCGCCGGCTGCCACCCCGCCGGCAGCGTCATCGGCGCCGCCGGCCACAACGCCGCCCACCGCATCCTCACCGACCTCGCC